One Flavobacteriales bacterium genomic region harbors:
- a CDS encoding response regulator transcription factor: MKNILLVEDEENLHEAIKLNLDIEGYSVTSVFTGKNAVSKVKEKKFDLIILDVMLPDVNGFDICETIRLNDEHTPILFLTAKSDSEDRIKGLTIGGDDYLTKPFNIEELLLRIKLLIKRSAKEVSGTHGISTFQIGEFTINFNSFEVSNNEGVITPLTKKQINLLKLLIDKKNQAVSRQEILEKVWGYEIYPTTRTIDNVILSFRKIFEKNTAPNTYFKSIRGVGYKFTP, encoded by the coding sequence ATGAAAAATATACTTTTGGTAGAAGATGAAGAAAATTTACATGAGGCAATAAAGTTAAATCTTGATATAGAAGGCTACAGTGTAACTTCTGTTTTTACAGGTAAAAATGCGGTGTCTAAAGTCAAAGAAAAGAAATTTGATTTAATAATATTGGATGTTATGTTACCTGATGTTAATGGATTTGATATTTGTGAGACTATACGCTTAAATGATGAGCATACCCCCATTTTATTTTTAACAGCAAAAAGTGATTCAGAAGATCGAATAAAAGGATTGACGATTGGTGGAGATGATTATTTAACAAAGCCTTTTAATATTGAAGAACTCTTATTAAGGATTAAACTTTTGATTAAAAGGTCTGCAAAAGAGGTAAGCGGAACTCATGGAATATCAACCTTTCAAATAGGGGAGTTTACAATAAATTTTAATTCTTTTGAGGTTTCAAATAATGAAGGTGTGATCACTCCATTAACAAAAAAACAAATCAACTTATTGAAGCTACTTATAGATAAGAAAAATCAAGCTGTTAGCAGGCAGGAAATATTAGAAAAGGTTTGGGGCTATGAGATATACCCAACAACTAGGACAATTGATAATGTGATACTTTCATTTAGAAAAATATTTGAAAAAAACACAGCTCCGAATACCTATTTTAAATCTATAAGGGGAGTAGGATATAAGTTTACTCCCTAA
- a CDS encoding glycosyltransferase family 4 protein, whose protein sequence is MHILLLTDGITPFVTGGMQRHSANLAKYFTLQGVKVSLVHCVGDGEQLPSDEEVNFALFGNQDQQLYKIYSFNFPKKGKMIGHYIRNSYLYSKQIFEALDFSDVDFVYAKGFSGWYFLEQKSKNRLLPPIGVKFHGYEMFQLQKSFKQRLKSFLLKGPTIWNNEHADYIFSYGGKITELIIENITFPEKNILEFPSGLDNEWLRTTPISVEEEAPLRFVFIGRYETRKGVKELNSAIQTILLKKVEFEFHFIGPIPEEAKVKHPKITYHGEISDKSKMVKLIDTMDVLVCPSHSEGMPNVILEGMARGLAILATDVGAVEFIVDESNGRIIPPLNQQLLEESLVEFLMLSKVELKKKKKKSLSKIQNEYLWEKLAIAMLKKISELKKK, encoded by the coding sequence ATGCATATCCTTTTATTAACAGATGGCATAACTCCCTTTGTTACGGGAGGTATGCAGAGACATTCCGCTAACCTGGCAAAATATTTTACTTTACAAGGAGTAAAGGTGTCTCTTGTTCATTGTGTAGGAGATGGTGAACAGTTGCCTAGTGATGAGGAAGTTAATTTTGCATTGTTTGGTAATCAGGATCAACAACTTTATAAAATCTATTCATTTAATTTTCCTAAGAAAGGAAAAATGATTGGTCATTATATCAGAAATTCTTATTTGTACTCAAAGCAAATTTTTGAAGCATTAGATTTCTCTGATGTAGATTTTGTGTATGCAAAAGGGTTTTCGGGCTGGTATTTTTTAGAGCAAAAAAGTAAAAATAGACTATTACCTCCAATTGGTGTGAAGTTTCATGGTTATGAAATGTTTCAATTACAAAAAAGCTTTAAGCAGCGATTAAAAAGTTTTCTCTTGAAAGGGCCTACGATATGGAATAATGAACATGCGGATTATATTTTTTCTTACGGTGGTAAGATAACGGAGTTAATTATAGAAAATATTACTTTTCCTGAGAAGAATATCTTAGAGTTCCCATCCGGGCTTGATAATGAATGGTTGAGAACAACACCAATAAGTGTTGAAGAAGAAGCACCTTTAAGATTTGTTTTTATAGGCCGTTATGAAACCCGAAAAGGGGTGAAAGAGTTAAATAGTGCGATTCAAACTATTTTATTGAAGAAAGTAGAATTTGAGTTTCATTTTATAGGGCCAATACCTGAGGAAGCTAAAGTAAAACACCCTAAAATTACTTACCATGGAGAAATTAGCGATAAATCAAAAATGGTTAAGCTTATCGATACAATGGATGTTTTGGTTTGTCCGAGTCATTCAGAAGGAATGCCTAATGTGATCCTAGAGGGAATGGCGAGAGGATTAGCGATTTTGGCTACAGATGTAGGAGCTGTTGAATTTATAGTTGATGAATCAAATGGGAGGATTATTCCTCCGTTAAACCAGCAATTATTAGAGGAAAGTTTAGTTGAGTTTTTAATGTTGTCCAAAGTTGAATTGAAGAAGAAGAAGAAGAAGTCTCTGTCTAAAATTCAAAATGAATATCTTTGGGAGAAGTTAGCTATTGCTATGCTAAAAAAAATAAGTGAGCTAAAGAAGAAATAA
- a CDS encoding DUF6089 family protein, with product MKKNLLLTLCFTLFIIGINGQSWKFLRNEFSFGIGASSFLGELGGANRVGSHNILGFRDFEFNATRPAIQIGYRRFFSPNIAAKAGFTFGQVSGNDALTEEVYRQNRNLHFKSPIAELAVQVDYFPFREYFGHIYRSNGVVGKRVNHLSPYLFAGIGGFWYNPKAKYQGNWEKLRPLKTEGVEYGSFSVAIPMGIGLKYAIDKQWSIGLETGVRYTFTDYIDDVSTVYVDQSNESAMVQYLSNPALNKEGQTHWTIPGQQRGSAQANDSYVFAILSVNYKLLRGRLNLPKF from the coding sequence ATGAAAAAGAATTTACTTCTAACATTATGCTTTACCTTATTTATCATAGGAATAAATGGTCAGAGCTGGAAATTCTTGAGAAATGAATTTTCTTTTGGTATAGGTGCATCTAGTTTTTTGGGGGAACTAGGAGGAGCTAACAGAGTCGGATCGCACAATATTTTAGGCTTTCGAGACTTTGAATTTAATGCCACGCGCCCTGCTATACAAATAGGTTACAGAAGATTTTTCTCTCCCAACATTGCCGCTAAAGCTGGATTTACATTCGGTCAGGTAAGTGGTAATGATGCATTAACTGAAGAAGTTTATAGACAAAATAGAAACTTACACTTTAAATCTCCCATTGCTGAATTGGCTGTGCAGGTAGATTATTTTCCTTTTAGAGAATATTTTGGTCACATCTATCGTTCAAACGGAGTTGTAGGTAAACGAGTGAACCATCTTAGTCCCTATTTATTTGCTGGAATTGGAGGATTCTGGTACAATCCTAAAGCTAAATACCAAGGGAATTGGGAAAAACTAAGACCACTCAAAACTGAGGGAGTTGAATATGGAAGTTTTTCTGTTGCCATTCCTATGGGAATTGGATTAAAGTATGCTATTGATAAACAATGGAGCATAGGCTTAGAAACAGGGGTTCGTTATACATTTACCGATTATATTGATGATGTAAGTACTGTATATGTTGATCAATCCAATGAAAGTGCTATGGTTCAATATTTATCAAACCCAGCTTTAAATAAAGAGGGACAAACTCATTGGACTATTCCTGGTCAGCAAAGAGGAAGTGCTCAAGCAAATGATTCTTATGTCTTTGCAATATTATCTGTAAATTATAAGTTATTAAGAGGAAGGTTGAATTTACCTAAATTTTAA
- a CDS encoding CBS domain-containing protein — MLAKEIIINTIPPIKPNESGEKALNWMDEFKVIHLPVVRGKEYLGLISDNVIYDQNDATAPLENMNIAYNRPFVYADSHIYEVMKVISELNLTLVPILDRMDNYIGCTTLSKITSIFTNSSSITEPGAIIILDINKVDYSLAQIAQIIEGNDTKILSSYITSSPDSNKMEVTIKVNREHIGGVLQTLNRYNYVVKAYFTQNKINDNLKERYQLLLTYLNT; from the coding sequence ATGCTAGCGAAAGAAATTATAATAAATACTATTCCCCCAATAAAGCCAAATGAAAGTGGGGAAAAAGCTTTAAACTGGATGGATGAGTTTAAAGTAATACACTTACCCGTGGTCAGAGGGAAAGAATATTTGGGCTTAATTTCTGACAATGTTATTTATGATCAAAACGATGCTACGGCTCCACTCGAGAATATGAACATTGCTTATAACAGACCTTTTGTATATGCTGACAGTCATATTTATGAAGTAATGAAAGTGATTTCAGAACTAAACCTTACCTTAGTTCCGATTTTAGACCGAATGGATAATTATATTGGTTGTACTACACTTTCAAAAATCACCTCTATATTCACCAATTCCTCTTCCATTACTGAACCAGGGGCAATTATTATTTTAGATATTAATAAAGTCGATTACTCTTTGGCTCAAATTGCTCAAATTATAGAAGGTAATGATACTAAAATATTAAGTTCTTATATAACCTCTTCTCCCGATTCTAATAAAATGGAAGTTACTATTAAAGTCAATAGAGAACATATAGGTGGGGTTTTACAAACACTAAATAGGTATAACTATGTCGTTAAAGCTTATTTCACTCAAAACAAGATCAACGACAATCTAAAAGAACGTTATCAATTACTACTTACTTATTTAAATACCTAA
- a CDS encoding NAD kinase: MFGKRFPESAVEAIQSLFNSLNERKIEYYINKKFVSFLTQHIELKGKHTVYVEADEINEPVNFLLSIGGDGTLLDTITAVGDSKLPIVGLNTGRMGFLAYNAKNEINSMLDNLQNGDYKLQRRSLLQAKTKGNVFGNFNFALNELTIHKKDSSSMMTVNTYIDGECLNSYWSDGLIISTPTGSTAYSLSCGGPIVLPGSKNFIINPIAPHNLTARPVVIPDDVQIKLKVEGRDPEFLATLDSRTVTISNSTEIYVTKAPFYINLVQFENQSFLNTLRKKMHWGTDVRN; the protein is encoded by the coding sequence ATCTTTGGGAAAAGATTTCCAGAAAGTGCAGTGGAAGCTATTCAAAGTCTTTTTAACAGTTTAAATGAAAGAAAGATTGAATATTATATTAATAAAAAATTTGTTTCTTTTTTAACTCAACATATTGAATTAAAAGGGAAACATACTGTTTATGTAGAAGCTGATGAAATCAACGAACCTGTTAACTTTCTATTAAGTATTGGAGGAGATGGTACTTTACTAGATACGATTACTGCTGTTGGTGATTCTAAGCTACCGATTGTAGGCTTAAACACAGGAAGGATGGGTTTTTTAGCTTATAATGCTAAAAACGAGATTAATTCAATGCTTGACAATCTTCAAAACGGAGATTATAAACTCCAAAGAAGATCCTTACTTCAGGCTAAGACCAAAGGCAATGTTTTTGGTAATTTTAATTTTGCTTTAAATGAATTAACAATTCATAAAAAAGACTCCTCATCAATGATGACAGTAAACACCTATATTGATGGAGAATGTTTAAACTCCTACTGGTCTGACGGTTTGATTATATCAACGCCTACTGGTTCTACAGCATACTCATTGAGTTGCGGAGGCCCAATTGTTTTACCAGGATCCAAAAACTTTATCATCAACCCTATTGCACCACATAATTTAACGGCCAGACCTGTAGTAATCCCTGATGATGTTCAAATAAAGCTAAAAGTTGAAGGCAGAGATCCAGAATTTCTTGCCACACTTGATAGTAGAACGGTTACGATTTCCAATTCTACAGAAATATATGTAACTAAAGCCCCTTTCTACATTAATCTTGTCCAGTTTGAAAACCAAAGCTTTTTAAACACTTTAAGAAAGAAAATGCACTGGGGAACTGATGTAAGAAATTAA
- a CDS encoding NAD-dependent epimerase/dehydratase family protein gives MIKILITGGAGNVGGALARKLVTNPNYFVVVADNLSTGCKSKLPTSELENWSFVYCDVNNYRDISELMLAYKFDYVFHYAAVVGVQRTQENPIQVLNDIEGIKNVLNLSKNTSVKRVFFSSSSEVYGEPVELPQNENTTPLNSRVPYAVVKNVGEAFFRSFKQSFDLDYTIFRFFNTYGPNQSVDFVVAKFLALALKNEPITIYGDGAQTRTFCYVDDNIDTCLKIFEEGHHLNDTINVGGADEISILDLAKLVIKVAGSQSEIIHLPPLKDGDMTRRMPDNSKMKTILNRELISIEEGIRLLIENKDFLNQIK, from the coding sequence ATGATAAAAATATTAATAACAGGAGGAGCTGGGAATGTTGGTGGAGCCCTAGCACGTAAATTAGTTACAAACCCTAATTATTTTGTTGTTGTAGCTGATAACTTATCTACTGGGTGTAAATCTAAATTACCAACTTCAGAATTAGAGAATTGGTCATTTGTTTACTGTGATGTTAACAATTATAGAGATATTTCCGAATTAATGTTAGCCTATAAGTTTGATTATGTTTTTCATTATGCAGCTGTGGTAGGAGTACAACGTACACAGGAGAATCCAATTCAAGTATTAAATGATATAGAAGGGATTAAGAATGTTCTAAATCTATCTAAAAACACCTCAGTTAAAAGAGTGTTTTTCTCTTCTTCATCTGAAGTTTATGGAGAGCCAGTTGAGCTTCCTCAAAATGAGAATACAACCCCTTTGAATTCACGTGTCCCTTATGCTGTAGTGAAAAATGTAGGAGAAGCATTTTTTAGATCTTTTAAACAATCTTTTGATTTAGATTATACCATATTTAGGTTTTTTAATACCTATGGACCTAATCAAAGTGTTGATTTTGTTGTTGCTAAATTTTTAGCATTAGCCTTAAAAAATGAACCTATAACAATTTATGGAGATGGTGCCCAAACACGTACTTTTTGTTATGTAGATGACAATATTGATACTTGTTTGAAAATTTTTGAAGAGGGACACCATTTAAATGATACCATTAATGTTGGAGGTGCTGACGAAATTTCTATTTTAGACTTGGCTAAACTGGTCATAAAGGTAGCTGGTTCTCAGTCAGAAATTATTCATTTACCCCCGCTCAAAGATGGAGACATGACTCGAAGAATGCCGGATAATTCAAAAATGAAAACAATTTTAAATAGAGAGCTCATCTCAATTGAAGAAGGAATTCGTTTGTTGATAGAAAATAAAGACTTTTTGAATCAAATTAAATAG
- the asnB gene encoding asparagine synthase (glutamine-hydrolyzing) yields MCGINGVYNLRGVENPNAVIQKMNERTTHRGPDFTGDYSDEAIILGHNRLSIIDLSNNANQPLFSNDQNLVLVFNGEIYNYLKLKEILKDDYEFKTSSDSEVLIAAYQKWGKGCVHKLEGMFAFAIWDKSQKTLFVVRDRLGIKPLYYFDNNQNFAFSSELRGLLDLPFIDRKVNEESLVDYLRYGTVHAPNTIVEGVKMLEAGYYIWLSEDEYQVEKYWDVNTFINRKAENQSYEEVKKEVKERLSKAVKNRMQSDVPYGAFLSGGIDSSAVVALMSEASDKPVKTFSISFAEEEYSEAKYARQIADKFKTEHTEIKLSPMDFLKDLPVAMDAMDHPSADGLNSYIVSKVTKEKGVTMALSGLGGDELFAGYDIFHRAVNLLDKKWSYSFPLVLRKLAGSTLKLFKPSIASDKITEIITQKYLELPFYYPINRQILTDDIVKKVMNKVVLPENRVFEIGVTNLDVETAGFKAPFLSKVAYLEMNTYMQNVLLRDVDQMSMASALEVRVPFLDHQLVEYIHGVPDEYKFPYSPKKLLVDSLGDLLPPEIVNREKMGFVFPWQNWLKKELKAFCEEQLEWLKTQPSFNEIAIDEVWSLFLAGNYKITWSRVWHLVVLAYWLKKNEIAA; encoded by the coding sequence ATGTGCGGAATAAATGGGGTATATAATTTAAGAGGAGTAGAGAATCCAAATGCTGTAATTCAGAAGATGAATGAGCGTACAACCCATAGAGGTCCTGATTTTACTGGGGATTATTCCGATGAAGCAATTATACTTGGTCATAATCGGTTGTCTATAATTGATTTAAGCAACAATGCGAACCAACCTCTTTTTAGTAATGATCAAAATTTGGTGCTTGTTTTTAATGGAGAGATTTATAATTACTTAAAGTTGAAAGAAATACTGAAAGATGATTATGAGTTTAAAACAAGTTCAGATAGTGAAGTTTTAATTGCTGCATATCAAAAATGGGGTAAAGGCTGTGTACATAAATTAGAGGGGATGTTTGCTTTTGCAATTTGGGATAAATCTCAGAAAACGCTTTTTGTTGTACGTGACCGTCTAGGAATTAAGCCTCTGTACTATTTTGATAATAACCAAAATTTTGCTTTTTCATCTGAATTGAGAGGTCTTTTAGATTTACCATTTATTGATCGAAAAGTTAATGAGGAGAGTCTAGTTGATTATTTAAGATACGGAACGGTGCATGCTCCTAATACAATCGTAGAAGGGGTTAAAATGCTTGAAGCAGGTTACTATATTTGGCTTTCAGAAGATGAATATCAGGTAGAGAAGTATTGGGATGTGAATACTTTTATCAACAGGAAAGCTGAAAACCAAAGTTATGAGGAAGTAAAGAAAGAGGTGAAAGAACGCTTGTCTAAAGCTGTAAAAAATAGGATGCAATCTGATGTACCTTATGGTGCTTTTTTAAGTGGAGGAATTGACTCTAGTGCTGTGGTAGCATTAATGAGTGAAGCTAGTGATAAACCAGTAAAAACATTTTCAATTTCATTTGCTGAGGAAGAGTATAGTGAAGCTAAATATGCGAGACAAATCGCTGATAAATTCAAAACAGAACATACGGAGATCAAATTATCTCCAATGGATTTTCTAAAAGATTTGCCAGTAGCAATGGATGCTATGGATCATCCAAGTGCAGATGGTTTAAATTCTTATATCGTTTCCAAAGTAACCAAAGAGAAAGGAGTTACAATGGCTTTGTCTGGATTGGGAGGAGATGAACTTTTTGCAGGGTATGACATTTTTCATCGAGCAGTCAATTTGTTAGATAAAAAATGGTCCTATTCATTTCCTTTGGTTTTAAGGAAGTTGGCTGGAAGTACACTAAAGTTATTTAAGCCATCTATAGCTTCTGATAAAATAACAGAAATTATTACTCAAAAATATTTAGAATTACCTTTTTACTATCCTATTAATCGCCAGATCTTAACGGATGATATTGTAAAAAAAGTAATGAATAAAGTAGTGTTGCCTGAAAATCGAGTTTTTGAAATTGGGGTAACGAATTTGGATGTAGAAACTGCTGGCTTCAAAGCTCCTTTTTTGAGTAAAGTTGCTTATTTAGAAATGAATACCTATATGCAAAATGTTTTGTTAAGGGATGTCGATCAAATGAGTATGGCAAGTGCTCTTGAAGTTCGGGTACCATTTTTAGATCATCAATTGGTTGAATATATACATGGAGTTCCTGATGAGTATAAATTTCCTTACTCCCCTAAAAAGCTTTTAGTAGATAGTTTAGGAGATTTGTTGCCTCCGGAGATTGTAAATCGGGAAAAAATGGGGTTTGTCTTTCCTTGGCAAAATTGGCTAAAAAAAGAATTAAAAGCTTTTTGTGAGGAGCAACTAGAATGGTTAAAAACTCAACCTAGTTTTAATGAAATAGCAATTGATGAAGTGTGGAGCTTGTTTTTAGCAGGGAATTATAAAATAACTTGGAGTAGAGTTTGGCACTTGGTTGTTTTGGCGTATTGGTTGAAAAAGAATGAAATAGCAGCATAA
- a CDS encoding DUF6089 family protein: MLKKLSQLVVLSILFTFHSLAQSVDEFGLMAGGSYYMGDLNPYTHFNNYNYNFGGVFRRSLDNKQIVLRAHLMYGKVTAESASSNLSFRSTILEIGPALEINFMPFEIGEKKKYKGTPYLFGGITYFKMNPQTNNNGDWVSLQTLGTEGQGSSQNPNKQYKSQQISLPAGLGVKINLSKRFALSAEYGIRKTFTDYLDDVSGTYVDLTQLEIENGTLASDLSKSYGINGLQRGNSQNKDWYSIYGVMLSFRILPNNECKNNFRKKR; this comes from the coding sequence ATGTTAAAGAAATTATCTCAACTTGTTGTTCTATCTATACTTTTTACATTTCACTCTTTAGCTCAGAGTGTTGATGAATTTGGTCTTATGGCAGGTGGTTCCTATTATATGGGAGACCTCAACCCTTATACACACTTCAATAATTACAACTATAATTTTGGTGGTGTTTTTAGGAGGTCTTTAGATAATAAACAAATTGTCTTAAGAGCTCACTTAATGTATGGAAAAGTAACAGCAGAGAGCGCTAGTTCTAACCTAAGTTTTCGATCTACCATCCTAGAAATTGGGCCTGCATTAGAAATTAACTTTATGCCTTTTGAAATAGGAGAGAAAAAAAAATATAAGGGAACTCCTTATTTATTTGGAGGAATTACCTATTTTAAAATGAACCCTCAAACCAACAATAATGGTGATTGGGTTAGTCTCCAAACATTAGGCACAGAAGGTCAAGGCTCCTCTCAAAACCCTAATAAGCAATATAAATCACAACAAATCAGTTTACCAGCAGGATTAGGTGTTAAAATAAATCTTTCTAAGCGATTTGCGCTTAGTGCTGAATACGGAATTCGAAAAACATTTACAGATTATTTAGATGATGTTAGTGGAACCTATGTAGACCTCACGCAATTAGAAATAGAAAATGGAACTTTAGCCTCCGATCTCAGTAAAAGTTATGGCATAAATGGCTTACAAAGAGGTAATTCTCAAAATAAAGATTGGTATTCTATTTATGGAGTTATGCTTAGCTTTAGAATACTCCCTAACAACGAGTGTAAAAATAATTTCAGAAAAAAAAGATGA
- a CDS encoding glycosyltransferase, protein MNKKVLFLYTELAGYTINCMKKAMEKHEGVSISVIRWPIANEAPFQFDFGKIKQYLRSDFTNESMLHLIKEEQIDLVVCSGWIDKDYVKVCRAIKNKIPTVLLIDNQWNGSLKQQIAKLLSSFLIQRNFTHAWVPGEKQKKFTINLGFPSEAIQKYLYVADTTLFKKYYDEFKLLKEKKFPKRFLYVGRYVKHKGIYDLWNAFEQLHQETENDWELWCVGTGEEFENRKIHPKIKHFGFLQPSEFSEVIMNSGVYVLPSHFEPWGVSVQEFGAAGYPMLLSSAVGSKESFLVENKNGYSFCSKDKNSLLSAMKKMIELSESELIKMQIESIQLSLSVTTDEWIKSLMSFKL, encoded by the coding sequence ATGAATAAAAAAGTTTTGTTTTTGTATACAGAGTTGGCTGGGTATACCATTAATTGCATGAAAAAAGCCATGGAAAAACATGAAGGGGTATCCATTTCTGTTATTCGTTGGCCCATAGCAAATGAGGCCCCTTTTCAGTTCGATTTTGGAAAAATAAAACAATATTTGCGAAGTGATTTTACAAATGAGTCTATGCTACATTTGATTAAAGAAGAGCAAATAGATTTGGTCGTTTGTTCTGGTTGGATAGATAAAGATTATGTAAAAGTTTGTAGAGCAATAAAAAACAAAATACCTACGGTACTATTAATAGATAATCAATGGAATGGGAGTCTTAAGCAACAAATAGCAAAGCTATTAAGTTCTTTTTTGATACAGAGAAATTTTACTCATGCTTGGGTTCCAGGTGAAAAACAAAAGAAGTTTACGATCAATTTAGGGTTTCCGTCTGAAGCAATACAAAAGTATTTATATGTGGCAGATACCACTTTGTTTAAAAAGTATTATGATGAATTTAAATTACTAAAAGAAAAAAAATTCCCCAAGCGCTTTTTGTATGTTGGTAGATATGTAAAACACAAAGGTATTTATGACTTGTGGAATGCTTTTGAACAACTCCATCAAGAAACAGAAAATGATTGGGAGCTTTGGTGCGTAGGAACAGGTGAGGAGTTTGAGAATAGAAAAATACATCCCAAAATTAAACATTTTGGTTTTTTGCAGCCCTCTGAGTTTTCTGAAGTGATTATGAATAGCGGAGTTTATGTATTACCAAGTCATTTTGAGCCTTGGGGAGTTTCTGTTCAGGAATTTGGAGCAGCTGGATATCCAATGCTTTTAAGCAGTGCTGTAGGTTCTAAAGAATCATTTTTAGTGGAAAATAAAAACGGGTATTCTTTTTGTTCTAAAGATAAGAACAGTCTTTTGAGTGCTATGAAGAAAATGATAGAGTTATCAGAAAGTGAATTAATTAAGATGCAAATAGAGAGCATTCAATTATCTTTGTCGGTGACAACTGATGAATGGATAAAATCGTTAATGTCTTTTAAACTATGA